The proteins below are encoded in one region of Oryzias melastigma strain HK-1 linkage group LG9, ASM292280v2, whole genome shotgun sequence:
- the LOC112160116 gene encoding protein Niban 2, which translates to MGDVVSSHLDETKRELITARTGAVMAEFGRLYEQQYGVALFNKVRFDLEGGGGPQSQLLQRKIPLENKSIFSGSIFQYVEENKKWRNRFLFVPDSYNISCYENKASFDKHVQPKGTINCAGSKVLTSVEQYQELISDSLPDVKAKAGSSPFLKCPSQFPVIVWHPYARHHYFCVGNEKEQQKWQAVLQDCVRHSNDGLCEENKVQTPAFTDAVRLYRQAQGNYGTWEMMCGLPSQILSNLVMESLHPELRELISPRLKGKLHDRQRSWMLISDAIYSLVQEQCGAHYEALLQKCEATRSSLEASIRKDMDQIIASKEQVTSKVKAAVLSKAEKLLKVSIQPYISSILDALMEPTSRGFFEVRDVFFRELTEMSKNTLNKETKETVAQHMEKISMLPYHPVKMQSCYEKVEQLSLEGLQQRFDVSSPSVFVQRAQILMRQQMDNAVFTFEHILHQSLESQGPEDLCKTIQRCQDRVLKKFDYDSSTVRKRFFREALLQIFIPYMLKQLSPTCASELPGFQELIFEDFCRFILVENIFEEVVLHSVMKDIMIAVKEAAVQRKHNLFRDSIVLSNSDPNLHLLVEKPPIDWARKYGGAQENTDGPGGDTENEAEDAESKKSWRMKQVVSMIQVEGSSLLPSQSSMEVPSTDGIREETDGNVSKSSDNNQNGSEQPTASETPPDTANGADLKQEARSDHQSEEDEAKDIQLRGEEQSASSKELKKALPLSPIAEEIPPGVPEVTPDNPSNMSNGTDLNQEGEGAVTAITDAKDSKPEAEEPPAPSKKVVESKPKSPTSEERPSVEPTPESASDAANGSGVKLEELGKKDEAEIIVNVGEVNITKKDKPEVEEPPSSQVVEPAPSSPADWDMSSSKKTPESTPDSTNGSETVQEAKPEEEAVGAAVTVTMDEDLTAKDTKSVLLEPPASSKEVVESKLPSPAAEALDTTPKNSPDNANGSDLIQDVKLRGTAKEDDPNDDGPTPAVNATMSEDIKAKDNKPEVEEPPSSQVVEPAPPSPADGHMSSSNEPLESAPAAAAVTEDLTATDSKPALQEPPASSKEVVDSKPPRPAAEAVPVPETPLETSADSSLPPLNSCTQSPANKAVEEGEAAASCAPQTPPTEEQLMEEETCGAAEHQSSTDTQTGEQ; encoded by the exons cTCGGACCGGAGCGGTGATGGCGGAGTTTGGGCGCCTGTATGAGCAGCAGTATGGCGTGGCTCTCTTCAACAAAGTTCGCTTTGACCTCGAAGGAGGAGGCGGGCCGCAGTCCCAGCTGCTGCAGCGGAAG ATTCCTCTGGAGAACAAGTCCATCTTCTCTGGATCCATCTTTCAGTACGTGGAGGAGAACAAGAAGTGGAGGAACCGCTTCCTGTTTGTGCCGGACTCTTACAACATCAGCTGTTATGAGAACAAAGCA TCCTTTGACAAACATGTGCAGCCCAAAGGAACCATCAACTGTGCTGGCTCCAAAGTGCTGACCTCTGTGGAGCAGTACCAGGAGCTGATCAGCGACAGCCTGCCAG ATGTGAAAGCCAAAGCGGGAAGTTCTCCGTTTCTAAAGTGTCCCAGCCAGTTCCCTGTGATCGTGTGGCATCCGTACGCTAGGCACCATTACTTCTGCGTGGGCAACGAGAAGGAGCAGCAGAAGTGGCAGGCTGTCCTGCAGGACTGCGTCAGGCATTCCAACGATG GTTTGTGTGAGGAAAACAAGGTCCAAACTCCAGCCTTCACTGACGCAGTGCGACTCTACCGTCAGGCTCAAGGGAACTACGGCACGTGGGAGATGATGTGCGGACTCCCGTCACAG ATCCTGTCCAACCTGGTGATGGAGAGCCTCCACCCTGAGCTGAGGGAGCTCATCTCCCCCCGCCTCAAAGGAAAGCTGCATGACCGACAGAGAAGCTGGATGCTG ATCAGTGACGCCATCTACAGCCTGGTCCAGGAGCAGTGCGGGGCCCACTACGAGGCGCTGCTGCAGAAATGTGAGGCGACCCGCTCCTCTCTGGAGGCGTCCATCAGGAAAGACATGGACCAGATCATTGCATCCAAGGAGCAAGTCACCAGCAAGGTCAAAG CGGCCGTTCTCTCAAAGGCGGAGAAGCTGTTGAAGGTGAGCATCCAGCCGTACATCAGCTCCATCCTCGACGCTCTGATGGAACCCACCAGCCGAGGCTTTTTTGAGGTCCGGGACGTTTTCTTCAGGGAGCTGACGGAGATGAGCAAGAACACTCTGAACAAGGAGACCAAGGAGACTGTAGCACAG CACATGGAGAAGATCTCCATGCTGCCTTACCATCCCGTGAAGATGCAGAGCTGCTATGAGAAGGTGGAGCAGCTCAGCCTGGAGGGTCTGCAGCAGAGATTTGACGTATCCAGCCCCTCCGTTTTTGTCCAGCGGGCCCAGATCCTCATGAGACAG CAAATGGACAATGCTGTGTTCACGTTTGAGCACATCCTTCACCAGAGTCTGGAGTCCCAGGGACCAGAGGATCTCTGCAAGACCATCCAGCGCTGCCAGGACCGAGTTCTGAAG AAATTTGACTATGACAGCAGCACGGTGAGGAAGCGGTTCTTCCGTGAAGCTCTGCTCCAGATCTTCATCCCCTACATGCTGAAGCAGCTCAGCCCCACTTGTGCATCG GAGCTTCCCGGCTTCCAGGAGCTGATCTTTGAGGACTTTTGCCGCTTCATCTTGGTGGAGAACATCTTTGAGGAAGTGGTTCTGCATTCTGTGATGAAAGACATCATGATAG CTGTGAAGGAAGCAGCAGTCCAGAGGAAACACAACCTGTTCAGAGACAGCATCGTCCTGAGCAACAGTGACCCCAACCTCCACCTGCTGGTGGAGAAGCCACCGATTGACTGGGCCAGGAAATATGGAGGAGCCCAGGAGAACACAGATGGACCAGGGGGGGACACTGAGAATGAGGCAGAGGATGCAGAGTCCAAAAAGAGTTGGAGGATGAAGCAGGTGGTGTCCATGATCCAGGTGGAAGGCTCTTCGCTCCTGCCCAGTCAGTCGTCCATGGAGGTGCCCAGTACTGACGGCATTCGGGAAGAGACTGATGGAAATGTGAGCAAGAGCTCAGACAACAACCAGAATGGATCAGAACAACCCACAGCGTCTGAGACCCCTCCAGACACGGCTAATGGTGCCGATCTGAAGCAGGAAGCCAGATCAGATCATCAGAGTGAAGAGGATGAAGCAAAGGACATCCAGCTCAGGGGGGAGGAACAGTCAGCCTCCAGCAAGGAGTTAAAGAAAGCTTTACCACTGTCCCCAATCGCTGAAGAAATACCACCTGGAGTTCCAGAGGTGACCCCAGATAACCCCTCAAACATGTCCAATGGTACAGACCTAAATCAGGAAGGCGAAGGAGCAGTTACTGCAATCACAGATGCAAAGGACAGCAAGCCTGAGGCAGAGGAACCTCCAGCACCCAGCAAAAAGGTAGTGGAATCCAAACCCAAGTCCCCTACCTCTGAGGAGAGGCCATCTGTAGAACCAACTCCAGAGAGCGCTTCCGACGCTGCAAACGGCTCTGGAGTCAAACTGGAGGAGCTCGGTAAAAAGGATGAAGCTGAAATTATTGTGAACGTGGGTGAAGTAAACATCACTAAAAAGGACAAGCCTGAGGTAGAAGAACCTCCGTCTTCCCAGGTGGTGGAACCTGCCCCGTCCTCCCCTGCTGACTGGGACATGTCTTCTTCAAAAAAGACTCCAGAGAGCACTCCAGACTCTACCAATGGTTCTGAAACTGTGCAGGAAGCCAAACCTGAAGAGGAAGCCGTTGGAGCAGCTGTTACTGTGACCATGGATGAGGATCTCACAGCAAAGGACACCAAGTCTGTGCTGCTGGAACCTCCAGCCTCCAGCAAAGAAGTGGTGGAATCCAAACTCCCGTCCCCTGCTGCTGAAGCTTTAGATACTACCCCAAAGAACAGTCCAGACAATGCAAATGGTTCTGACTTGATTCAGGACGTTAAGCTGCGGGGGACCGCTAAAGAGGATGATCCAAACGATGATGGACCAACTCCAGCGGTGAATGCTACCATGAGTGAAGACATCAAGGCAAAGGACAACAAGCCGGAGGTAGAAGAACCTCCGTCTTCTCAGGTCGTGGAACCTGCCCCACCCTCCCCTGCTGACGGTCACATGTCTTCTTCAAACGAGCCTCTAGAGAGcgctccagctgcagcagctgttaCTGAAGACCTCACAGCGACGGACAGCAAGCCGGCACTGCAGGAACCTCCAGCATCCAGCAAAGAAGTGGTGGACTCCAAACCCCCGCGCCCTGCTGCTGAGGCAGTGCCCGTTCCAGAAACTCCTCTGGAGACCAGTGCTGACTCCAGTCTACCTCCACTGAACAGTTGCACCCAGTCTCCTGCCAACAAAGCAGTGGAAGAGGGGGAGGCGGCGGCTTCCTGTGCACCACAAACCCCGCCCACAGAAGAACAGCTGATGGAGGAGGAAACatgtggagctgcagagcaccAAAGCAGCACCGACACCCAGACCGGGGAGCAGTAA